CCGGGTTCCGACGAGTCCGGCCGAGGGAACGCTGCCCGCATGACACCTCACATCGTTGTCATCGGCGGCGGCTACGCCGGTGTCATGGCGGCCCGCTCGGCTGCCGACCACGGCGCGGACGTGACGATCGTCGACGCGGTTGGCAATCATGAGTTCCTCCCCCGGCTGGCCACGGTCGCTGCGGGAGCCGGTCCCGTGGACGACGCCGACGCGCCGCTGACGGAGCTGCTCCACGGCATCAGCGTCATGCCAGAGACGGCCACCGCCATCGACCACCACGGCCGCGCGGTCAAGACCACCAACGGGGCGCTGACCTATGACGCGCTGGTCGTGTCCGTCGGCGCCTCGAGTACGCCACCACCCATACCGGGGCTGGCCGAGTGGGGGTGGACGCTGAAGTCCGCCGAGGACGCCCGGCGCCTGCGAGACCACCTCCGCGGAGCCGAACGTGTCGTGATCGTCGGCGCCGGCTCAACCGGGACCCAACTGGCTGGCGAGCTGTCGGCCCAGCGCCGGGACGTCGTCATAACCCTCACCGAGATGACGGACCGGATCCTGCCCTCACTCCCCCGAGCCCTGGCGCATCGTGCGCAACAGATTCTCCGCTCCAGAGGCGTGGTCATCCGGACGGGACGAGCGCTGCGGGAGGCCGGGCCAGGTGGCGCCGTATTCGATGACGAGGAGGAGGTCGCCGGAACGGTCGTGTGGACCGGCGGCTTCATGGCCGACGGGACGGAGTTGCTGCCGGAAGCGGTGACCCTCGACGGTCGAGTTGTCGTTGACCGCTGCGGTCAGGTGGGCGGCCACGGCCCGCTCTTCGCGGCCGGTGACATCGCTGCACACCGGGGTGCTGGAGGCCGGGTCCTGCCCCAGACCGCACAGGTTGCCGTCCAGGCCGGTGCGTTGGCCGGCGAGAACGCCGTCCGGGTGGCCGAGGGACGAGCGCCGCGCCGCAAGACGCTGCGTCACATCGGGTGGGTGCTGCCGCTCGGGGGCGGCCACGCCGTGGGCCAGGTCGGACCTGTCAGCCTGGCCGACCCGCTCACCTCTCGTCTGGCGCCGCTGCTGCACGACGTCATCGAC
This region of Euzebya tangerina genomic DNA includes:
- a CDS encoding NAD(P)/FAD-dependent oxidoreductase; translation: MTPHIVVIGGGYAGVMAARSAADHGADVTIVDAVGNHEFLPRLATVAAGAGPVDDADAPLTELLHGISVMPETATAIDHHGRAVKTTNGALTYDALVVSVGASSTPPPIPGLAEWGWTLKSAEDARRLRDHLRGAERVVIVGAGSTGTQLAGELSAQRRDVVITLTEMTDRILPSLPRALAHRAQQILRSRGVVIRTGRALREAGPGGAVFDDEEEVAGTVVWTGGFMADGTELLPEAVTLDGRVVVDRCGQVGGHGPLFAAGDIAAHRGAGGRVLPQTAQVAVQAGALAGENAVRVAEGRAPRRKTLRHIGWVLPLGGGHAVGQVGPVSLADPLTSRLAPLLHDVIDLRHLFTVGGLPAVVGHRQQPLGWPPA